Genomic segment of Corticium candelabrum chromosome 16, ooCorCand1.1, whole genome shotgun sequence:
aaaaataaaaattgaaacttgaatattaaaaattaaaatttgaaaattgaaatggctgGAAGGGTCACGGACCGTCACGGACCGTCACGGACcgagtacactgtacactttTCCAGGCCCGCCCACTTTTGATTACAAGTTGCCTGATTCTAGCCGCTGCTCATAGAGATGAATAAAGAAATCtgcatggtacagtacagtagagtaagaCATAGGCCGTGCAAACAACGTACAACGGGATTGCTTGCGTTGAATATGTAATGCAGCACGATTGTTATGATTTCGAATTGGCGGCTACTGTCTAAACATACGGGGGAACGTGATAAGGACTCCCGAGAAGGTACGACGGAGTGCTTGCTACTACAAGAAACCGCGTCGCGGGTGATGATTAATTCGTTCCGTGGTAAGAAGTGAAACCTCAACTGTGCACCTCTAGGCGGTGCATGTCTACGTCTAGGCGACTTCACCTTACTCCCGTTTCAGTTTTGAATCCTCTCATCTCAACATTTCTAGATGGAGCCTCATTTAGAGTCTTCGAAAACAAATTTCAGTCGTTCTATGGCGTTTAGAGGAAGAAGGCCTCTACATAGGCGTAGACCCAACATTCCGGTCACCCCGGCAAAAATAGTAACAGGATTTGCGGCAAGCACAAACGACTTCACTGAGCTTTCTACGTCGTTAGAAAAGGATTCTGGTGCTTATGGAGCGACTGCTTCGTTCACTTCTGTACAAACGCTAACAGAACTTGGAGCAAGCACAAGCGACTTGACAATTGACACTACAAGCGTAGCTGAATCATTTCGACATCAAGCTGATGGAGCCTCAGTTGTAACTGAACACAACGAAAACGACTGCAATGTTACAGACGACATCTTGACGCTAGAAGCAGAACTGAAGACGTTTGACGATGACTTCCAACATGTGATGTCAGTGTTGCAGAGGAGATCTGCGACTGAAGACAAATTAGTGACCCAGTACCGTTCGAAAGTCGAACAGCTTGAAACGAAGATTTCTCAACAAGATGCCTTGCTGAAGAAAAAAGAAGATGAAATTGCTAGTCTGACGAACGAAGCTCGCCATGAAATTAAGAAAGCAAGAAATGAATGTGCGAGCCTGCAGTCTCAGCTAATAAGTGCAAGAAGGCAAATTCAGCAACAAGCAACGGAAATCAGCGACCTCAAGGTATTggtgaagaaagagaaagcaCGAGGTGACAAGGCACAGGCAGATCTAGACAAAAGTGGGCTTGAGGTACAATGGCTGACTGAAGAATTGGCGTCTGCGAAAGAGGAGaacaacaaattaattgaAGTGGAAACTGAAACAAACCAAAACATCAAGGAAATGAAAAAATCCATGACAACCTTTTTTCAAAAGCAAGAGAATCTCCGCGACAAAGTTGTAGGGCAGAAAACATGCGAACCATTAGAAATCCAACATGAAAAGCATTCTCAGATGCAGCCACATGTTGTTGCAGATGCAAGAACACCAAAGTTATCTGGTACAGTAACTGTATTACACCGTGTATCACAACAGCACGAGTCTTTTTGGGAGCAGAGAGTAAGACCTCACTTTGATCACATTATTACAACTTTGTCTCCCAAAAAGATCCTTCCTAAgctctatagcaacaagttaATTGATCGCAACGAGTTCAGCAGTTTGTCTGGCAGCAAACAGAGTGGGCAGGATATCGCAACAGAATTGCTGAGAGACATTCTGATGAAGAAAGGAGACGATGCCTTCTGGAAGTTCTGTGCAACACTTCGAGATGTAGAAGGCCAACATGAGATTGCAGATCTCATTGACCCTTAGCTACAGTCATATGTCTGGGACAGTCTGGTCAAGTGACAGTTGTATTTGATTGGTACTTACAGTTGTATTGTCTAGATTTGTTTCTTGTGATTGTCTGCTCGTACAGGAAGACTCATATCTAGCTACAGTACTTGTTTGCTACATTGCTATACTAAAACTTTTACACTTGACTTGACATATCATAGGCGTAAGAAATTGTGTAAGTTTGGGGGCACACACTTATTCATTAAATCATTTTTGTGAGTACATGTAATGCGAGTGAGGCAAGAAAATTATTGCCCCATTGCATGCCTACCCTTGGTTCTTGCGCCTGCGCAAACATTCAAATAGAAATGGGCAAAGCCTGTCGTGTTTGATGTTTGCCAGTGTGTCATCGTATTCTTAGAAGTTCCCATGCACTTCTTTGCCGTTAAGCTATGTTGAGTGCGTTTTGAATTGGTTAGCGACACTTGTTACGTCATTATCCGGGCCTGTAGGGCGTGTTCTGTACCATATTCATTTGGGGGGccttcgattgggctcttccagcctcttccagaagaggctctGTGTGCACActcctcttccaacttctacagttctgccgctatagtcgaaagagccaactctaccgactCTGCTGCTCGATATAGGAGCTCCTGCTGGTAGAGGTTAAATAGGGGCGTGTCTTCCAGACTGTacgagcccaatcgaacgcgcccctGGGCTGTACACTACAGAAGTATAGAATGTAGGACTTACGTTAAGTTAAGCGAAACGTAGAGACAATCAATTCTTGGCGTCAGCTAAAACGAAGCAAAACGTCGCACGTGCACCGGACGCCCGCTGCACACTGTTATTTATGCAAATCCTACATTCAGCAAATTTATTTTTGCATGTTGAGTCCGTCACGTTTCGTTTCCGCTTTATTTATAGCCACAGCCATCTACTATCCGCTTGATTGCAGCAAAGAAATGGGCCTGCTGCTTTCCAGTCTGTAGCTACGCAAAACTAAGAATTTGGAAAACTGAGGAGAAACTGTACAGCCTGTAAGGCAAGAAAACGTAGGTAGTTCTAGGTGTCATACTATTCATCTTTTCGTTTATCCACAAAAGTAGTTGTGAGCAATAAGAAATTGTtgtgagttaattaatgatttttaCTTGAGCAGTTCAGTTGTCTCTAGCTGTCTACTTAGCTAAGATAAAAGAAACACTCCCACATTTGCTAGTGGGTGAAACCTTGTACAAAATTTGTGCTTTCTACTAATTGCTGGACTAGTGTAGTATCAAGGAAACTATTGTTACAATAAATGTGTACAATCTTGGAATGAAAAATGCACTATAATTTCAAATTAGAAAGACTGACAACATAACTCAGCTAGTTGAATTCTATAACTGTAGGGAAATGTAAGTGTAGTGGGTGGGTAATGAAAGTGGAGAGGAACCATATTAAAAATATCATGATTTGAAGTCACTGTTAGATGTagtttcaattaattagtgtctgAGACAGTAGCAGTAGTTACCAAGACAGAAAATGATTTTGGCAAGGTCTCCATGTCCAGATCCATTCGGAAGATAAATAACTTGATCAGATTAAGCTGCATGTCTAGAACCCACCAACTAATGTTACTGAAATTCCCTATGCATGTGTTGAAGCACATGCATGTATTACGTTAGTGCACCATAATTTTTAAGTCAATGTTTATTACACTGCTGGTACTTCAAAGGGTGGCTACCATGCAGCATACTGAAGTGAAAGCCttgcaacaacaaagcaaaTGCAGATCTTGCTTCTCAATAACAACGCTGGCACCTACGTTTACAAGCACTTCCATCCCAAAAACATTGGAGAAGTCAACTCATCTCCCCTCACATCAACAATCACACCATTGATGCTATGGTAACAGCAGGAGCAGGTGCAAAAACCAGGAAGAGGGGGATACCCTCCAATATCAAGATTGAGGGCATTGTCCCTCCATATCCCCCCCCCAATCTGGACGCTTTGTAATGGAACTTTGTGTCACCAAACAAGATCAAAGACAAGactttgaaagttttgttgcCTGCAAGTAGAAATGATAATATtggatggtgttgcagttgactcgctTGATACACGTCATAATCATTTGTATGCATGCCGCTCTGGCTACTTCTGTCAAGACtaatcaatgacaaaccaaacatacaaaatagCCGCAGTCTGTTctgaaattcacacacacacacaaacacacacacacacacaaacacacacacgcacacacacacacacacacacaccaatctaAAGAGCTTCCGCAGCCCCAGAGAAGCAATGGTTGTGATTATCTTATCACTGCTGTTGTTGGGTTCCATATATTTTAAAAGCTCCCAACCCTATATCTTGCACTACCATTCTACTCTAGTTACTAGACTAAATCAAGCCATTAGTGGTAAACGTAGTTACACCAGCATGCAGCAGGAGATGCACTAATGTGATATGAATTCAACACAATAGGACTACATTAAAATAgcaatagtaataataaattatttcaCCATTTCTGTTTGCACAAATCTCCTAAAAACGCTGCTGACTATGTGCAAGAGTAATGAAGTCTGCTGTGATAAAGCCACAAGTTTCACACAAATTAAATTCTGTGCTCTTTACCACCTGTCATAGACTTAGAGTTCGCAATAAACCCAACCCCAACTTCTCGAGAATTCCAGTGAAAACTATACGGTAATGTGAGACGTGGTACCTGTCAATGTCAATCTCTTTTCGATGTCTTTCTGCTGTTGGACCATTAGTCGAAGCATATCGGCATCGGGATCTTGTACTTGATGCTGCAATGTAGAGTTTGAATGCCGTTGGTGTTGTCTAGCCATCTGCTCGTTATGATTGTAGACGTATTGCTCGTGTCTGACACGCTGCGCCTCTTCCATTACCTGTTGCTCCATTTGGGCTTCGAAGTCTTTCTCTTGCTGCTCTGCTTGAGCGAATGCATTATGAAGACGACGAGAGTAATGCGATCCAAGAGCTTGCTTTATACGAACATTCTCACATCGTTCGCAAACTATACACGGCCTCTGGGAATCTCTAACTAACCGCCAAACGGGCGAAAAGTCGGTATGACAGCTTGAACACTTCATGTGTGTACGAGACGGATTAGCAAACTCCTGATCCGGCAATTTACCGGTCTGAATAAATGTCACAATCGATTCGAGCCCGACAAGCGCATTGAAGTGCGATCCAACCGCCCAAGGACACAGAGGCCACTGATCAGGTGGTGGTCGTGGCACAGGGATGCCCGACAGAGACCTCTCAATTTGATGAATGAACATCTGCCGGGCAGACTCCTGCGTCGCTTTCAAACGCCGTTTAGCCAACCTCACGTGCTCCTCACCAACCGACCCCTGCAACTGCTTGCTATCCTGATACAGAACGGGATGCGACATCTGAACGTAGTCGCCCCGCACCAACGACCGTCCCTCATCGATCTGATTCACATTGCCAGTCGACATACCAACATGATGCGACGACAATCCGTGATTCTGCACCAGTCGTGGCTGCTGTGCCACGTGGTTCATACTGCTTGCCTTCAACGGCGGCAGAGGAGGTAGAACGTCGCTATTCCCGGCAGCCAATGAGTACGTTGTATGCGCGACGCCCCCGGCATGTACCAGTGGGGGCGGCTGTACTCGATACAACCGTTTTCGCTTCTCGCGGAGCTTCGACACGTTGTGACGCAGTGCACTCAGCTTCGCTTCTTCGGCCTGCAGCTGCTCTTCTAACGTCTGCAGCTCAGTGTCGTCCAGAGAGCTCTCGACGTCCTTGTTGTCGAGGCCGGCATTTTCAGTCATCGAGGCGGCACTGGAAAGAGAGAAATGGGTAACGAACACGTGTGTCTCCATACGGGGTCCTCACCTTTTCTTGTTGAAGATGTCGACACGCTCCGTCGTTTCGCTCGAACTGCTGACGATAACGTGAGCGGCTGCCATCCCTGTTGGGACGGAAGGTTGAGTCTCCCGCGCCGGTTTGCTGGTCACGTGGCGACACGACTGACTGTCGCGATGACGTCACTAATCTCTTCTGACGGAGCCGGTGTCCCGTAAAGGGGGCCTCGCGTTCTTTGGATCACTTCCGAACGATTTTCGAGAACGAATTCGACAACGACACAGTGGCTGTTCGGTTAGAAAGGGTCCCGATGTTAATATCAAGTGAAGTGAACGTCCTACCTTCAGTAGTTCAGTGAGGACTGGGAAACTGGCTCCAACTGGCTTTTCTGTGACTCCGGATGGTAAAGTGACGTCACAACGTCTTATCCAATCAGCTTTCTTACAGCTAACTGTTTGGACTGATAAGGTGGTCAAACCTGTTCTTCCTGTTTGTGACGTCAGCTGACAACAATTATGTAAACACCCAGATGTCAAGAATTAGGAGacaaattaattgtataaatcattgatatcacaAATTGCGATGATGCAACTATCATTTCGACTGCTATTTTCTCTATTCTGTCTATTTCTCTATTCACTTTCACACATTTACACCCAAATCGCCTCAATTCACATCATTTCATGATTCGACTCCCTCTACTGCTTTCGCtgccaaattaattaaatctgtGCCTGAAATTATAGTGAGGATGGTGAGATTCCACATGCATCCCTCCTCCCTGAACACCAGCAGACTGACTATAGACGGGTCTTGTTAGAGGTTGCTGCATCATGTGTTGATATGAATGACCGAGCAGCTGATACTGCTGTGGCACAGTCATAGACGATTGAACCATCGAGTGAGAAAGAGGAGGATGATAGAGATAGGAAGTCTGAGTGTGAGGATCAACTCGACTCGTGGATACAACGTTGTGTCCCTGAGAATGAGTCAGTTGAGGATCGCCATAATGCGTCAGCGGTCTCGATAGACGTTGCATCGTCGTTTGGCTCTCACTCGAGCAAGCAAGCAAATTCTCCACACTGTGATGATGTTTCGGTTGAGCTCCCTGGCTCTGCATCGTCGTCACAGTAGGAACAGGCAGACCGGGCAACATTTGTGAAACATAATGACGAGCATGGCTCGAACGCAACAAaccttgctgctgctgctgttgctgttgctgctgttgctgttgctgctgctgctgctgctgctgctgttgttgttgctgctgctgctgctgctgctgctgcacaACTTGTCCATCACTCTTGCTTCTCTTTGGATACCGAAATTGATTGTATTCATTACTCTGAGGTCTCTTTCGAGGgctgtgatgaagactctggccACCACTGGAAGGAATCACACAGTTGTCGACCGATCCTCCGGCCCACTGGACAAGGAACACAAATGAGAACAATTACGAGTAACATAGAGACACGAGTCACGAACATGAATGAGTCGATGGTGCTTTGACTGCTGAGCTGCCGCTTTTTCTAGTCACACAAACGGCAGTGAGACACCGAGGCTCAGTGTGTGCATTAGCATACCCATACCCGACAACATAGTCTGCATAAATTGATCATGATTGCTGCTTGCTTCGATCATTTTCGGCTCGTCATTAAGAACATGGTACAGCCCTACAACAAACTCTCTAACAAACGGAGTCGCTAACCCCGACTATTACACTCCACCTGCCATCTGCCTTGCAGACCACAACTGCAGATGGATGTCTGGAATTCTAGAAGCGAGCTGAAATGCCGGCAAGATCATGTCGCTGGCCTCCTGTAACAAACACTCgttgaacagacagacgaaacaATCATCACGACccacacaccatcacactgcCAAACGTAAGAAACATTTGTCCGAGCAACAGAAGTATCGACGTCGTCAGTCTGTTCAAGTCGTGTTCGTTGGCCAATAAGAGTGCTTCCCTGAGATAACGCCTAAAACAACAACCATGAACACATTTAATGTGTCGGCCAACGTTCTCAACAAACTTTGCTtcagtgtgtttgcttgcGAGAAGAGAGTGGACGCCTCGAATGAAGCAAACGGCAGTTTTCAGGTTTATTGATAATTCGGGAAGCGACGAGCCAGCAATACTTTCCAGAATACTACGAAACTAAAACCATACTGAAatgtcacacacatacacacaccacacacacacacacacacacacacacacacacacacacacacacacacaccacacacacaccacacacacacacacacacacacacacacacacacacacacacacacacacacacacacacacaccaacaaagcAAACCCAACCAACAAATCAAGTTGGCATCAATGTGGTACATTGTACATTTTCAAAGGCAAATTAACCAATCACACCGTTTCAAGTGTACCTGAGCATGGTTTCCCGCCGATAAGGATACAAGGGCTTGGTTGAGCCACACAAAGATCTGGAGTCCAGCATCGGCTGTCTACAGACCGACATCAGACATTCTCATTTTATCATCATTAGATGCCACCATATGGTACACTACCTGTAGTGCCATCGCGAACTGGTGATTCGTTGACTCTATACTTCCACATGTCATCGAGTACAAGCCCTGAAATAAATTATTCAGATTttatattgatattgataCACGTAGCATTTCCTATAGGTTACAATACCCAACCCATTACATCCAAACTACCCGAGTACAAGTACCAACAATGCAGTGACTTGATCAGCAGAGGCTCAGTATATGTTTCATGCCCATGCTGTGTGATGCCTTGCCACTGAGTCTGATACATACATGCTGGCCTTTACCATTACTACAGTCACTAATTGTGCGAGCAAGCAGTTAGTATTGTTACATATGAATGAGTTTGGTGTTTGAAGAGATAAAGGATGTGATGAGCGATCACAATCATGGACTCTAGTAGGGATCTATTTCTAAGCTTCTGTGTGAATGTCTGCCAATTCGCCATCAACCCATTAGTCTACCTGCCCATCTATCCGTCAGTCTACtcatctgtcagtctatccaTCCCTCCATCGGCCTACTCATCATCTAGTGTCTCGGTAGTTATCTCGATAAATTTATTAACACACATCATATACGTTACAGTACAACCTTGATTATCCGGACAAATTTATTTCCACCTaaaaagcacgtgcctttCACATGTGACATCGTTCCAACATGAAAACGTGTGAACTGACTCCGAAATTGTAACCATAGAGGACTTTTTATATCTAACAGTTAAATGTGTAAACACGTTGAGTTGTTGTTGATCTAAtatattgctgtatattaattaattaattaattatttgtacGTTGTGtacttgactgtcaatgtatgaCTAAACCACTACAGCATCGTTTCAATTATCCCGACAATATGGCTTCCGCCGAAAAAGTCCGGATAATCggggttgtactgtactgtactgtactgtactgtactatactgtactacagtatttcccgcccaattatccggttggggcaaccaattatccgactcagtcaatcaattatccgattggggcaaccaattatccgactcatgGTTTCAATTATGAGAAGTGTAGATATATGGAAGCGCTGGTTAAAGGAATAATAGCGCCTACTGACGGATGTTGTTGCCATACTGCTGCACCAGTATACAGGGTAATACTGGTTTtcgctattaattaaatcacgGAGGAAAAACCATCAGTAATTgtctggtaattaattattgcccACCAGCGCGGATGACCACACAGAGACATGGggcagttgcagttgttgcagcaagggtcagactcttgtcacAGCCAGACGGCAACttctgctagatttgtgtcctGACGCACTAAAGGACTTAGCAGGTGCTCTAGGCCTCAACGCGCTTTCTAACTAACATGTACTCACCGTAAagctgcacatgcaagcaaaattagagaaaatacgtactgtagaactcagcagaattaacaaccacgctactcaaacacacgttgataaagtacatgttacgtctacagtctaggtagctcTAAACTCTCCAGGTCGATTGCTAGGcgattgtgaatttgtttcactCAGAATTGGATGAGGGCGCAAAGCTGAGAGTGTCGGTGGTGCAGTGGTCTTTTCTCTCAAATCAATGAGACTGATGcgaaagaaagacagcagagCTGTTCAGTTGCAGCGCACTGCAGCTGGATCCTCACATTCATATGTGTAGTAGCTTAATTGTCATAGCGTTTCCCATGATGCTATCAATCTGACTGAGACCCAAAGCACTGAACAACTAACCAGCGATGCAAGGTGAGAGTTTCATTCGCGAAGTGTACAGCTTGCCAGAGCGACATcagataattggttgccccaaccggataattggttgtctgaagcggataattggttgccccaaccggataattggttgccccaaccggataattgggcgggaaatactgtagttctgtactgtagtgtactatACTGTACCATACTGtactagtactgtactgtaccatactATACTGTACCGTACTGTACTAGTActgcactgtactgtactgtactgtactgtactgtactgtagtgtactgtaccatactgtagtgtactgtactgtactgtactgtactagtactgtactgtactgtatactgtatgatactgtacagtactgtactgtactgtacactgtactatactgtactgtactgtactgtactgtactgcactgtactgtagtgtaccaTACTATaccagtgttctcgccagtaccgtcTGCACCGTCGTTTTGATGGTTGGAACaaggaagggacgtttggggAGGGAAAACAGCAATTTTTGACGGTTGGGGAAAAAATGAACAGCCTACCACACGTAGTGTGGGACGTCTTCCTTCAAGATCCATTGTGGATTTAAAGCCATTTACCTCTattggtcttgatggtccccACATTCCTAAAGAACAATCTCATAACATCTAAAATCTTTGGGCGTGGTCTCtttgttgcagcaggtgttgcagactgttgttgcagcagatgttctactaattactgtgtATCTTCAATCCCAGGTTTAGTAAGTACCTTTGCAGATCTCTTTAGAGCATAACCACTCAAATGGATGTATCAATTCGCTAAATCATTATGGTTATAAAAACATAATGATCCTCCCTCACAAAGCATGCTGATCCTCTCTCACAAAGCACGCTTGCAGCTACAAATTCTCAAAGCTTTTTGTATGGATTTTACACATGATTACACTAGACCGCTAGAAACGTAGCGTATTAGCTAGTTATGGTCAAAAGGAGAATAAATGGTCAGAAGGCATAGTAGTATCCCTATACTAATCATTAATACTATTGACGTCACAGTAGCCAACgtatatgcacaacttactcttgTAAAGCTCAGCTCACAATCCCaggtttaagttaattaagtcaacttgtcattgtaataatctagtgtattataATTATGTCTAGCTGTGTTATGTTCAACAAGgttatgttcaatgaggtttaCTCGGCAAGTCCAGAGTGGctattatattgaatagtctaccaatcatgcagtaactaatatacatgcataagacTCTACGTAGTACAACTAGGGAAAGGTAAAGTAACAATATGATGTtactaccaaatatgtcagcattaaacatttgatgacgtcattatatttgatgacgtcatattgacggttggcaaaatatcctggctagaacactgctgtactgtactgtactgtactgtacacaccgTACTGTACTGTTCAAGACATTCCGTAGATCAACACAAGACCGAAGGAACAATACTTACCAGCAAACTATGAATTGTTGATTGGTGGGATTTCAGCACAGGGGAACAACTATTACATACGACAATAATTTGTTCCACCTAAGTAACACAACATCTTTGCTGCAACTACAACTACAACCGATATACGACACTAGAGCACCTCCTGAATTGCTGTAGAAAACTGGCCCTGAATCAGTCGACACACAACCACATTCTCCAGCACGCTCGCCTTTAGTCTAACAAGCAGCGGGTCACCACctaacacatacagacaattCTAGCAGTTACTGAATAAAACCATAGATACGATATTGAGTTAGAACTAACTTGTGTTTTGATCAATTAGACTTAATGCCCGAGAAGCGTACGAAATGGCTTTCTCACTTGAGCCAGCCATAAGCGAATGCAATATGCATATCTACAATAACCATAATCATACTCGTATC
This window contains:
- the LOC134192003 gene encoding uncharacterized protein LOC134192003, which translates into the protein MEPHLESSKTNFSRSMAFRGRRPLHRRRPNIPVTPAKIVTGFAASTNDFTELSTSLEKDSGAYGATASFTSVQTLTELGASTSDLTIDTTSVAESFRHQADGASVVTEHNENDCNVTDDILTLEAELKTFDDDFQHVMSVLQRRSATEDKLVTQYRSKVEQLETKISQQDALLKKKEDEIASLTNEARHEIKKARNECASLQSQLISARRQIQQQATEISDLKVLVKKEKARGDKAQADLDKSGLEVQWLTEELASAKEENNKLIEVETETNQNIKEMKKSMTTFFQKQENLRDKVVGQKTCEPLEIQHEKHSQMQPHVVADARTPKLSGTVTVLHRVSQQHESFWEQRVRPHFDHIITTLSPKKILPKLYSNKLIDRNEFSSLSGSKQSGQDIATELLRDILMKKGDDAFWKFCATLRDVEGQHEIADLIDP
- the LOC134192376 gene encoding transcriptional repressor p66-alpha-like, producing the protein MAAAHVIVSSSSETTERVDIFNKKSAASMTENAGLDNKDVESSLDDTELQTLEEQLQAEEAKLSALRHNVSKLREKRKRLYRVQPPPLVHAGGVAHTTYSLAAGNSDVLPPLPPLKASSMNHVAQQPRLVQNHGLSSHHVGMSTGNVNQIDEGRSLVRGDYVQMSHPVLYQDSKQLQGSVGEEHVRLAKRRLKATQESARQMFIHQIERSLSGIPVPRPPPDQWPLCPWAVGSHFNALVGLESIVTFIQTGKLPDQEFANPSRTHMKCSSCHTDFSPVWRLVRDSQRPCIVCERCENVRIKQALGSHYSRRLHNAFAQAEQQEKDFEAQMEQQVMEEAQRVRHEQYVYNHNEQMARQHQRHSNSTLQHQVQDPDADMLRLMVQQQKDIEKRLTLTGTTSHITV
- the LOC134192375 gene encoding MAU2 chromatid cohesion factor homolog, whose amino-acid sequence is MATGSREYKIFLGLSELFKAAVPSRVQESVGCLELALSVAPAHEEARLRRDASLLLLQQLGDKAGAKRHLEKAYQVLTNCSGDIQCDVIYHLARLYQEEGNSSLAESLLRKGLSALKGFPRSHFQLLFQLAELLSYRGDCVGVATLLASGAQYAAQTGTQHSQILLLLNQAKWLMLSSQYSEAKHVLDVCGQLVVNYSGCSRNRLVALYLIFVVIHLLELGHVKEARVPLKELQHRVKLMVEKKNASGMGSDAVVRGEMLDWISDKQLFAFVYLICILHSLMAGSSEKAISYASRALSLIDQNTSGDPLLVRLKASVLENVVVCRLIQGQFSTAIQEVEQIIVVCNSCSPVLKSHQSTIHSLLGLYSMTCGSIESTNHQFAMALQTADAGLQIFVWLNQALVSLSAGNHAQFRSILESIAGSSLPELSINLKTAVCFIRGVHSLLASKHTEAKRYLREALLLANEHDLNRLTTSILLLLGQMFLTFGSVMEASDMILPAFQLASRIPDIHLQLWSARQMAGLYHVLNDEPKMIEASSNHDQFMQTMLSEKAAAQQSKHHRLIHWAGGSVDNCVIPSSGGQSLHHSPRKRPQSNEYNQFRYPKRSKSDGQVVQQQQQQQQQQQQQQQQQQQQQQQQQQQQQQQQGLLRSSHARHYVSQMLPGLPVPTVTTMQSQGAQPKHHHSVENLLACSSESQTTMQRLSRPLTHYGDPQLTHSQGHNVVSTSRVDPHTQTSYLYHPPLSHSMVQSSMTVPQQYQLLGHSYQHMMQQPLTRPVYSQSAGVQGGGMHVESHHPHYNFRHRFN